The Medicago truncatula cultivar Jemalong A17 chromosome 4, MtrunA17r5.0-ANR, whole genome shotgun sequence genome includes a region encoding these proteins:
- the LOC11440189 gene encoding E3 ubiquitin-protein ligase SIS3, whose protein sequence is MAIRGVDFKWYDGFFLSMLATSVVIVAINWKRYHSCTYPLHIWIVVDYTAVFVFRLLMFVDNGFAAGMGLDFGWQQRYARFCGRVVVLSILGLLLYPFLWAWTIIGTMWFSSAKSCLPEEGQKWGFLIWLLFSYCGLLCIACMSVGKWLTRRQAHLVRAQQGIPLSEYGILVDMIRVPDWAFEAAGQETRGMGQDTASYHPGLYLTPAQREAVEALIQELPKFRLKAVPTDCSECPICLEEFRVGNEVRGLPCAHNFHVECIDEWLRLNVKCPRCRCSVFPNLDLSALSNLRPDSERSSDSVVTTTRYVRGQPSSQSYLLRLQGLLRPVRTEIAGPVGDTDNALQNAENGVAPVLTQNAPNRVQVSSVECMPVSLSSAQR, encoded by the exons ATGGCTATCAGAGGCGTCGATTTCAAGTG GTACGATGGATTTTTCCTCTCCATGCTCGCCACCAGCGT AGTTATTGTTGCAATCAATTGGAAGCGCTATCATTCTTGTACATACCCATTGCATATATGGATTGTG GTGGACTACACTGCTGTGTTCGTTTTCCGGCTCTTGATGTTTGTCGATAACGGCTTTGCCGCCGGAATGGGCTT GGATTTTGGGTGGCAGCAGAGATATGCTCGTTTCTGTGGTAGAGTGGTCGTCCTTTCAATCCTTGGATTGCTTCTTTATCCATTTCTTTGGGCTTGGACTATAATTGGTACCATGTGGTTCAGCAGTGCCAAGAGCTGT TTACCTGAAGAGGGGCAGAAATGGGGATTCCTAATCTGGTTACTTTTTAGCTACTGTGGACTTCTTTGCATTGCTTGCATGTCAGTAGGGAAG TGGTTGACTCGACGACAAGCACACTTAGTGCGTGCCCAACAGGGTATCCCTCTGTCTGAATATGGG ATTTTGGTCGATATGATTCGCGTGCCTGATTGGGCATTTGAAGCTGCAGGTCAAGAAACAAGGGGCATGGGCCAAGATACTGCTTCATATCATCCAGGACTTTACCTAACACCAGCTCAG AGAGAAGCAGTCGAAGCTTTAATTCAGGAACTCCCAAAGTTCAGGTTGAAGGCCGTTCCTACTGATTGCAGTGAATGCCCCATCTGTTTAGAAGAGTTCCGTGTTGGGAATGAG GTTCGTGGGCTGCCTTGTGCACACAATTTTCATGTTGAATGCATTGACGAGTGGCTTAGGCTGAATGTGAAGTGTCCTAGGTGCCGTTGCTCAGTGTTCCCAAATCTTGATCTTAGTGCCCTGTCCAATCTCCGTCCTGATTCTGAACGGTCTTCTGACAGTGTTGTGACAACAACTAGATACGTGAGAGGCCAACCTTCTAGTCAAAGTTACCTTTTAAGGTTACAGGGGCTTCTCCGCCCTGTACGTACTGAAATTGCAGGGCCAGTTGGTGACACAGATAATGCTTTGCAAAATGCTGAGAACGGTGTTGCACCTGTTTTGACACAAAATGCACCAAACAGAGTCCAGGTCTCGTCGGTGGAATGCATGCCTGTCAGTCTTTCTTCTGCACAAAGGTAG
- the LOC11438075 gene encoding uncharacterized protein, which yields MLLAPNNTCQTLSFSHPEQPPCLPPKQLNNLLHRRHLLTTTAFTISFNFNLSSKTSLPISEPVAIASGLFIMPPPRLKNQYYLVRSGESEFESMGVINTNPVAKTSMDNGLSDRGKKQSIRAAFDLKEMGACDNNCWIWPAITQRAYQTAEIIASVNSITRSYIVPEYSFLDARGLGAYEGKTLEYVSKIYASDGISTKIKPPPIDDGTPNESVADVFVRVTQLMSILETQYAGDTVVIVSPDSDNLSILQAGLVGLDLRRHRELSFAPGEVRYVDTNDIPTYKMPPSAVYKCTKLPNCN from the exons ATGCTATTAGCACCAAATAACACGTGTCAAACCCTTTCATTTTCTCACCCAGAACAACCACCATGTCTTCCTCCCAAACAACTCAACAACCTCCTCCACCGTCGCCACCTTCTCACTACAACCGCATTCACCATCTCCTTCAACTTCAACCTCTCTTCCAAAACCTCGCTTCCCATTTCAGAACCAGTAGCCATTGCCAGTGGACTTTTCATCATGCCCCCACCACGCCTTAAAAACCAGTACTATCTTGTGAGGTCTGGAGAATCAGAGTTTGAGAGCATGGGAGTGATAAACACGAACCCTGTAGCTAAGACTTCTATGGATAATGGTTTATCTGATAGAGGGAAGAAACAGAGTATTAGAGCTGCTTTTGATTTGAAAGAAATGGGTGCTTGTGATAATAATTGTTGGATTTGGCCTGCTATTACTCAGAGAGCTTATCAAACTGCTGAGATTATTGCTTCTGTTAATTCTATTACCAGAAG TTATATTGTTCCAGAATACAGCTTTCTTGATGCACGGGGATTAGGTGCTTACGAAGGAAAAACATTAGAATATGTTTCAAAA ATATATGCATCAGATGGTAtatctacaaaaataaaacctCCTCCCATTGATGACGGAACTCCAAATGAGAGTGTTGCAGATGTTTTTGTTCGTGTGACTCAACTCATGTCAATCCTTGAAACTCAGTATGCTGGTGACACAGTCGTTATAGTCTCGCCAGATTCCGATAACTTGTCAATCCTTCAGGCTGGTTTGGTAGGACTAGACTTGCGAAG GCACAGGGAGTTGTCTTTTGCACCCGGTGAAGTTCGCTATGTTGATACCAATGACATTCCTACTTACAAGATGCCTCCATCTGCTGTATATAAATGCACCAAGCTACCAAATTGTAATTAG
- the LOC11441558 gene encoding serine/threonine-protein kinase STY13, protein MKETSDGFVRADQIDLKSIDEQLERHLNKVLTIDKKKRVEEEDSSAASASVFDHVRVHTSSANTSPTSIKFKTNFKKQKQDWEIDPSKLIIKSVIARGTFGTVHRGVYDTQDVAVKLLDWGEEGQRTEAEVSSLRAAFIQEVAVWHKLDHPNVTKFIGATMGSAELQIQTDTGLIGMPSNICCVVVEYLAGGTLKSYLIKNRRRKLAFKVVIQLVLDLARGLSYLHSQKIVHRDVKTENMLLDKTRTVKIADFGVARVEASNPNDMTGETGTLGYMAPEVLNGNPYNRKCDVYSFGICLWETYCCDMPYPDLSFSEITSAVVRQNLRPEIPRCCPSSLANVMRKCWDASPDKRPEMDEVVTMLEAIDTSKGGGMIPIDQQQGCFCFRKHRGP, encoded by the exons ATGAAGGAAACCAGTGATGGGTTTGTAAGAGCAGATCAGATTGATCTGAAAAGCATCGATGAACAGCTTGAAAGACATCTCAACAAGGTGTTGACTATTGACAAGAAGAAGCGCGTTGAAGAAGAAGATTCTTCTGCTGCTTCTGCTTCTGTTTTTGATCATGTTCGTGTTCACACCAGCAGTGCAAATACTTCTCCTACATCTATTAAGTTCAAAACTAACTTCAAGAAGCAAAAACAGGATTGGGAAATTGATCCTTCTAAACTCATCATCAAAAGTGTTATTGCTCGTGGCACTTTTGGCACTGTTCATCGTGGTGTTTATGATACTCAAGATGTTGCTg TTAAATTGCTTGACTGGGGTGAAGAAGGTCAAAGGACAGAAGCTGAGGTTTCCTCCCTGAGGGCAGCGTTTATACAGGAAGTTGCTGTTTGGCATAAACTTGATCATCCCAATGTCACAAAG TTTATTGGAGCAACTATGGGATCTGCAGAATTGCAGATTCAAACTGATACTGGTCTAATTGGCATGCCAAGCAATATCTGTTGTGTTGTTGTGGAGTATCTTGCTGGAGGTACACTGAAATCATACCTAATAAAGAACAGGAGGAGGAAATTAGCTTTTAAGGTTGTCATACAGCTGGTGCTTGATTTAGCAAGAGG GTTGAGTTATCTTCACTCTCAGAAGATTGTTCACAGAGATGTGAAGACCGAAAACATGCTGCTGGATAAGACCCGCACAGTTAAAATTGCTGATTTTGGGGTTGCACGAGTCGAGGCGTCAAATCCTAATGATATGACCGGGGAGACCGGAACCCTTGGTTATATGGCTCCAGAG GTTTTAAATGGAAACCCCTATAACAGGAAATGTGATGTGTACAGTTTTGGTATCTGTTTATGGGAGACATATTGTTGTGACATGCCATATCCTGACCTAAGTTTCTCAGAGATTACTTCAGCTGTTGTTCGCCAG AATTTGAGACCAGAAATACCAAGATGCTGCCCAAGTTCTCTTGCAAACGTAATGAGGAAATGCTGGGATGCCAGTCCTGATAAGCGGCCAGAGATGGATGAGGTAGTTACCATGCTGGAGGCCATTGACACATCCAAAGGTGGAGGTATGATCCCTATTGATCAGCAGCAGGGTTGTTTTTGCTTTCGCAAGCATAGAGGACCATGA
- the LOC11446554 gene encoding bidirectional sugar transporter SWEET5 gives MSPVPTFIKICKAKSVQDFKPDPYVVTILNCAMWSFYGMPFISKSNTLVLTINGFGFFIEIIYTSIFFVYSNGSKRKKILLALLAEVVFLVLVVFIVMYFVTNLKERRFIVGVICIIFNILMYFSPLTVMRQVIRSKSVKYMPFLLSLANFANGLIWTTYALLRWDPFVVIPNGLGALSGLAQLILYAVYYRTTKWDDDAPPSSVNNV, from the exons atGTCACCGGT GCctacatttataaaaatatgcaaGGCAAAATCAGTGCAAGATTTCAAACCAGATCCGTATGTGGTAACTATACTCAATTGTGCAATGTGGTCATTCTATGGAATGCCCTTCATTAGTAAAAGTAACACTCTTGTCCTCACAATTAATGGCTTTGGCTTCTTCATTGAGATTATCTACACTTCCATCTTCTTCGTATACTCAAATGGGAGTAAGCGT AAGAAGATCTTGTTGGCCCTTCTAGCTGAAGTTGTATTCCTTGTCTTAGTGGTATTTATTGTCATGTATTTTGTTACCAACCTTAAAGAGAGAAGGTTCATTGTTGGAGTTATATGCATAATCTTTAACATCCTTATGTACTTTTCACCCTTGACTGTCATG CGTCAAGTAATTAGATCGAAGAGTGTGAAGTACATGCCATTCTTACTCTCACTAGCCAACTTTGCCAATGGGCTTATTTGGACGACTTATGCACTTCTTAGATGGGATCCATTCGTAGTG ATTCCGAATGGATTGGGAGCACTTTCTGGATTGGCTCAGCTCATCCTTTATGCCGTTTACTACCGAACAACAAAGTGGGACGATGATGCTCCACCTAGTAGTGTCAACAATGTATGA